The DNA segment TCGCGCGACGCAGCAGGCGACCCTCGGCCAGGATGTGATCCTGTCCGATAAACTCATTCAGATTGCGCGGACGCATTCGATCGGGCAGGGGGGCATGCCCGGACGGGCTGGAAAACAGGCTTGGCTCGGATGGCGACATGCGTAAACTATATCATAGTTGAAAAAAGACAGGCAAATCCTGCAGTTCTGGACGTTCCCGGCGGTGTGGTATACCTTTGGTCGGTATGAAGGTGCTTACTCTCTGGCTATGGATGCTGCTGGGCGCTGCCGGGTTCGTCTGTGGAACCGAACAATCGGTATCGCTGACCGATTTTGCGCAGGATCTGGGTTCCTCCCGAATCGTAATGGATGTTCTCGAGGCTGTTCAGCAGGAACGCCAGGCAGAATTCGAGCGGCGGTATGCAGATGCGGTCGATTTTTATTACCGGGATTCAGTTGATTATGCCCGGCTGCTGGCCCTTGAGCCAACCGCCGAGTATCAGCGAAATCTTGATCTGCTTACGCAGCAGCTGCTGCAGGAAATGCCGCGTCCGCAAACCGAGGCATATCGCACGCGGCTGGATGCCCTGATTGAGCTGCAGGTACAGCTGGGGGTTCCCCGGCAGCTTGTCGACGGGGTTGTCGCCATACTGCAGCAGGTTGCCGCCAGCTCCTATTCGGCCGAGGATATCGAGGAATACTTTGCCGAGGTCGATCGTTTACGGGTAGAGGCTCCGCGATCCGACGATCTGCGCACCTGGCGGTTTTTGCTGGCGCAGGATGTGTCACAGCAGCTGGTACAGATGCTTTCGCATTTCGGGCCGGAACTGCCGCTGGCTATGCAGAGGGTTGCTGCCGAACTGTCGCTGCTCGACCAGGATGCCGGTGCCCGGCTCGAGGCTCGGGCAGACTACCTGCAGCAATCCCGTCAGCGCGAGGATGCGGCCAGGGACTGGGTTGCCGGGCTGCTTGAGTCAGCCGCGGGGCTGCCGCTGCACGAGGCCGGGGACGCAGCTTCCGGTGATGCCGGTGATGCCTCGGTCAGCGACAGTTCAGCCGAGCGTTCTCAGCGAGATAGCCCGGCCGGCGACAGTTCAGCCGGGGATGACCCGTCGGCTGCATCGCGGGGATATGTGTTTTCGCCGGGGGACATTCCGGTTACGGTACAGGAGCTCGGGCGCATGATGCGCCGTGATCCCCTGCTGGCGGTAGCGGTTTCTGCCTTCCGGCTGCAGCTGGATCCGCGGCTGCCGGAATACCAGTTCTTTACCAACGTACTGCGAACAGCCCTGGGATGTTTCGGATGCGGGTTCGATCTTGTCAGCCCGGGATCACCGCGCAGCAGTGCGCTGCTTGATCAGGAGTATCTCGCCGAGTATGAGCGCCGTTCTCATGGGCTGGAACGGGGGATCCGCTCCTTTCAGGAGCAGGCCGGACGTTCCTGGCGAACCGATCCTCATCAGCGAACCGAGCTAATGGGCAGTCGGCTGACTCAGCGCGAACTTGACCAGGAGGAGCGGGCCCCGGAAGTTGTGGCAGACACCTTGCGAGAGTGGGGGGATGGTGCCAGAATCCCCGGGGCACGAATGGAGCAGCTGTCGGTTTTCGGATTGCCAGCCGGTGTGCTGCTTGTAGAACCGGATATGGAGTATCAGACCCGCCTTGAGCGTACTCGCGCCACCTGGCTGCAGGATGCTGATGTATGGGAAGAGCAGGATGCGGTTCCGCTGACCGTGCGCGGCTGGTTTCTGCTGCATGGGCTGGTGGTGATCCCGACCGATCCCGACAATCCGTTGTGGGACGCCGGGGCCGGTGAACTGGCTCGTGCTGCTGCCCGTGAGTACGCCCTGGCGGCGGATAACCTGGCCGAACATACGGTGTTCAGCGAGACCTTCAGACATATCCTGATGGTAGAGGCCGCAGTCCGAATGGTCGAGATGTGGCATGTCTGGCTGCAGGCCGAGCTTGATCGGGCACTGCAGACAGCGGGGTTCTCTCATCCTGATGCCTTTCTGTGGTACGGTAAACTGCAGGAATTCCTGCAGCAGCTGGAAACAACGGTACAGGATGCCGAGGGCCTCCGCCGTGGATTGGTCGAGGTGGTACAGGCGCCGCTCCAGTGGGATGTTCATCAGGATCAGCCGTCGGCGGGAGACTGGGAAGATCTGTACTACCGGGTTGCTGCAGCACTCAACATGATCGAAGGGGGGCTGGAATGAGGCACCATCTGTACATACTGTTTTTCCTGCTGTTTCTTGCTGTTGCGGGGTGTCAGCCCCGGGTCGAGGTTGCCGATACCAGCGACGACAGCGCTGTTGAGCCGACCGATGTCACTGAGCCCGGTGTGCACACCCCGGATCCGCAGCGGTTTGCTGCCGAAACCGAACCGGTGGACTGGGGCAGATTGGAGCTTGAATCCGATCCCCTGTGGCAGAGCGATCTGGTGCATATCGGGGTGCTGCCGCCGGTGCTGGTCGAGACCGGTGAGCTGACCGTGGTTGTTCTGCAGGTTATGGATGGTGCCGCCGCTCTGGATGCAGCCAGCGGCGAGCTGCTGTGGGAGCTTGATGTGCCGCTGCTTCAGCTGATGTTGGATGAGGAATTCCGGCTGCGGGCCGTAAATACCAGCGGCTACGAGCTGCTGGTTGCACCATTCGCCGGCACCGTAGAGCAGGAGGTTTTTACTGGCTGGGATACCATGGTTGCCCCGGAGTCCTGGGTGGATCCACCGATTGTGCAGGCCCGGTTCCAGCAGCTGGGCATTCGGTATGATACCGCCGGAACCAGTGCCTGGCGTGCAGCGCCGCGACCTGAACCGGCGGCTGATCAAACAGCGAGCGACCTGGATCAGGAGGATGCCAGCGGGTCCGCAGGGGTGCTGCTGGGGCAGCGTCCTTTACTCCTGCGACCGCGGGGTGAACCCGTCGAGTTTGTCTTCCATGTTGCTGCCGACGGCAGCTACGAGTTCTACACCTCCGGTTTTGCCGAGCAGCCGGTACTGTTGTCGGTGCAGGACCGCGACGGCCATGTGCTGGGAGAGAACCAGGATTACGGTGGGCTGTCGGACGGGTTTGCCGTCCGTCTGGAGCAGGGGCGGGTATACCGGGCGATCCTGCAGCCACTCCCGGAAACACCTGTGGATGCAGAGATCACCCTGCACACGGCGCTTCTGCGGGACGAGGGGTAAATCCGAGCCTGCCGGTCTGTCTTCCGGTCAGTCTGTCAGGCTGTGCAGGGTTCCGCGTACCTTTTCCAGTTCCAGCGCACGCTGTTCGCCCGCGGCGATCTCGCTGCGCAGATCCTCGATCTCTTTCTGCTGTGAGGCGATGTTCTGCTCGATGTGATGAATGCGTTTCTCCAGGTCCTGGCGACGGGCGTGCAGCTTCTTTAACTGGATTGCTGCCTCGAGTCGTTCAATCCGGGTCTGCTCCGATGCAACCTGGTCGGTAAGGGCCTGAATCCTGCCGACCAGATCATGCACATCGGCCGGCGTCGGCTCTTCCCGTTGCTGCATATGGCGAAAACAGGCCTTGCCCAGCAGCACCAGCTGGGTGTCTATCGCCTTTTTCTGCTGACGATCCTGCAGTTCAAGTTCATCCAGCCGCCGCTGCGGCTGCCGCAGAGCACCCAGCTTCTGAAGACGACTGTCCAGCTCTGCAGTTTTTGCTGCCAGTTCCTGTTCCTGCCGCTCAAGCTCCCGGATCCCTTCCTGGGTGGTGTAGTAACCGGCTGCGGCGGCTTCCAGGTCGGGGTCGTTCAGGCGCGGCAGGACATCCTCGCGCAGCAAACGTTCACCAAGCAGCTCGGCGGCGGTATCCAGCTCACGCTGTTGTACCGCATGTCGTGCCTGCAGGGTTTTGGCCTGAATCCGGTTGCGAATGCGCCCGAGGCCGCTGCCCTCGGTGCGGAGGCGGTCAATCTCGCGGGCAGTGTCGGCCAGGCGGCGCGATGCCTCCCGCGGGGCGGCGAACAGCTCCTTGAGCGCGGCGTCGGTCAGCTCGCGATGTCCATATAATGATAACGCCTGTCTCCCCAGATGCCGGAATACCGGTCTGTTGTCTGCCTCAAGCTCCCTGATCCGGCGCGGAATCTCTTTACGGTGCTGTGCCAGTTCATCTTTGTGCGCCAGGGTGTCCTGGATCTCGGTAATGACCGCGTGGTGCTGCTGCTGTTCTGCCCGCGCCTGCCCGATGTCCCGGATTGCCTGACGGATTGATTCGGTGGTGTCCTCGGAATACGGGGAATCGACCGCTGCGGCGCCCAGATCTCGCCAGGCCTCCTCCAGCGACTGGGTAGCGGCATTGACGCTCTGGCGGGCCTGTTTGACTGATCGCTGCAGTTCGCGCATCTGTTGCCTCCTTGGTACTGGTACAAGTGTATTGAAGAGACAGATAAAAGGCAAAGGAGTTACCTTTTCGGCGTAAATCTGTTTCCAGTACGTAAGCCAGCCAGTCTGCCTGCTGCAGACCCGGCGAAAACTCCGCAAAAGCGGGCGATCTTTTCGTTGACAGTCTGTGGCGAACAGCGTAAGATTGGTGTAACCAAAACCGGTTTATAACCTAAACCGAGACAACCTTTCAAAGGAGGAAGGATTATGAAGCGAATCCTAACCGCTCTTATTCTCATGCTGATTGCTACCGGCATGGTATTTGCTGCTGGTCAGCAGGGGCCGCCCCCGGGCGCAACCGTGATCGAGCTGTGGACCAACGAAGGCGAGGCCGACGGTGGTTTCCAGTACGTTACTGCACTGGCCAAAGAGTACATGCAGCAGAATCCCGATGTGTGGATCAGCGTACAGAACAAAGGTACCGAAGATCTTCGCGAAGACTTCATCACTGCCAGTCTGGCAGGCGGCGCTCCGCAGCTGCTGTGGACCGTGAACGACCATGCCGGTCCGTTCGTGATTGCCGACCTGATTCAGCCGGTTGGTGACATGTACGACGAAGATGCTTACATCGACGGCGTATACATGGAAGGGCAGAACTGGGGTGTGCCGATCTACGGTGGTAACCACCTGATGCTGATGTACAACCGCAAGTTCGTTCCCGAGGCACCGCAGACAACCGACGAAATGATCGAGATTGCTCAGCGCGTCATGGCCGAGAACGAAGGCGTTTACGGCCTGGTATGGGACATGGCAGAGTCATTCTGGACCGTTCCGTGGCTGGCAGGCTTCGGCGGCGGCGTATTCGCCGAGGACGGGGTTACCCCGACTCTGGACACCGATGCAATGCGCGGTGCCCTGCAGCTGATGTATGACCTCAAGTTCGAGTACCAGATTACCCCGGAAGAAGCTGACTACAACACCATGGACACCCTGTTCCAGGAAGAGCGCGCGGCGATGATCATCAACGGCGACTGGACCCTGGGTCAGTACGAAGGTATCCTGGGCGACAACTTCGGTGTTGCACCGATCCCGCAGGTCAGCGCTACCGGCGAATGGCCCGCGCCGTTCACCAGCGGTCGCTACATCATGGTTCCGGCACAGGTTTCCGGTGAGGTAAAGGCCGCAGTAGAAGGTTTTATCAACTTTGCTATCAACGAGCAGAACCAGCGCAAGCTGATGGAAGAGATGAACCGTCTGCCGGCACTGCTGGCCCTGGCTGATGACCCGATCATCACCGAGAGCCGCATCCAGCAGGGATCACTGGCACAGCTGCAGCGTGGTACCCCGATGCCGTCGGTACCCGAAATGCGCGCTGTCTGGGATGCAATCACCCCCGAGCAGAACCGTGTTCTGGCCGGAGAAATCTCGCCTGCCGAGGCTGCCCGCAATATGCAGGAAGATGCCGAGGCCGGTATCCGTCAGATGCAGTAAAAAACAGCACGTCTGAGGGCAGGGGTGCGCCCCTGCCCTTTTTTTGGAGGTACAATGGCTGGCTTAACCTTTCCCATTATCATCAACAGTATGTACGAGATCGGCGGTGCGGTTCTGTTTGCACTGATCGGCATCGTGCTTATTGAGGTGGTACTATATTTTGTCCTGGTGCGCGGACTGAAATGGTCTTACGGGGTGCCGATTATGCTGCTGGCGCCGGGGGCTATCGGGCTTCTGGTAATGGTGGTGGGACCTATTCTGTATCAGTTTTATCTCGCGTTCACCAACATGAGTATTCGCCGATTTCCGACTGGCAATAATCCGCCGGATGTCGGACTCGAACCATTTATCGCAAACATTACCCGGGTTTTTACCGGACCGGTGCTGCAGAGACGCGGATTCTTTCCGCTGCTGTTCACCACCATCCAGTGGACCTTTATCCAGGTGGCAATTCACGTATCCTTCGGTATGGTGATTGCGCTCCTGTTGAATCGCAAGATGTATCTGCGCGGGATCTATCGCGCACTTATTCTGCTGCCCTGGGCACTGCCTCAGGTTATCGTTGCGCTTACGTGGCGCGGTGAGTTCAATTTTCAATATGGCTTTGTAAATATTATGCTCGATCGCATCGGGCTGGATCGCATTCGCTGGAAGTCCGACCCCTTCTGGAACTTTGTGTCGTTTCACATTGTAAACGGCTGGCTCGGGGTTCCCTTTATGATGACCATCCTGCTGGGCGGTCTGCAGAGTATCGACAACAACTACTACGAGGCAGCCGAGATGGACGGGGCTGGTCCCCTGGCCAAGTTCCGGCATATCACCATCCCGCTGATACAGCCGGTTATGACCCCGGCAGTGATTCTCGGGATAATCTGGACATTCAACCAGTTCAATGTTCCCTACTTTCTGAACGAGCAGTCGATAGAGCGTAACAACATCCTGGTAACAGCCCTGTTCCGTTCGATGACATCGTACTTCCAGTACGGCTTTGCGGCCACCCTCGGTTTCGTGATCTTCCTGCTGCTGCTGGGTATGGCTATCGCCTACATCAAGATTACCGGCTTCAAGGTAACCGGGGCCCTGAACTCCGGTACCCTTACCATGATCGGTACCGGCAGTGCCAAGAAGAAGGTAGCCGAGCAGATTGCGTTTGCCGAGCAGCGCGAAATTCTGGAAGAGGAGGGCGAGTAATATGCAGGCTACAGAAACTCAATTGAATAAAATCATGAAGCAGCCACGGTTCGTACAGGATATACAGAAGTACGGTTTCGTCCGCTGGTTCTTTTTTCGCGCACGCGGCGATGCCCCGTTCAAGCGGATCCTGATTCATCTGGCGCTCATTATGTTCGTAGCGATTGCGGTTTATCCCGGGCTTCGAATAGTGGCGGTCAGCCTGCGGCCGGGTAATCGTCTGCTGACCACTGACCTGAGCCTGATCCCGGAAGGTGCAAGCTTCGATAACTATCGGGCTGTATTTGTAGGACAGAACGCCAACTTTCTGCTGTGGGTCTACAACTCGTTGATCATTACGATCTCTACATCAATTATCGGGGTAAGCCTGGCGGCGACCAGCGCCTATGCATTCAGCCGCTATCGCTTTCCCGGCAAGCTGCCTGGACTTATATTCCTGCTGACAACCCAGATGATTCCTGCCGGGATGCTCATTATCCCGCTGTATATCCTGGCAGTTCAGTTCGGCCTGCGGGATCAGTGGTTGGGTCTGGTAATGGCCTACTCGGTTGGTTCTATCCCCTTCAGTATCTGGATACTCAAGGGCTACTATGACACCATACCGGTAGAGCTGGAGCAGTCGGCGATGATCGACGGTGCTACGGCGGTGCAGTCGTTTACCAAGATCATCCTGCCGCTGTCGACACCGGCACTGGCGATTGCCTTTCTGTTCAACTTTACCCAGGTCTGGAACGACTTCCTGCTTGCCCGGGTTATTATCCATCGCGATGCGATGTACACCTGGACCCTGGGTTTGCAGCGCATGCAGGGGCAGTTTACCACCCAGTGGGGGCAGTTTTCGGCTGCATCGCTGATGATCTCGATACCGGTTATTGCACTGTTTGTCGGGTCGTCCAAATACATGCTGTCCGGGCTGACGCTCGGTGGTGTGAAGGGATAACCAACTAATCCCGCGCCAGCAACAGGCGGCCGTAGCAGACTGCGGCCGCCTTTCTGTTGGGAAACCTATGTATTAACGGAAGAATGGCAGGTACCTGCATATATGAAAGCTACGATAAATGACGTTGCCCGTATATCCGGGTATTCCAAAACCTCGGTTTCTTTTGCCTTTAACGATCCGAAACGCATCTCGCCAACCGCGCGACAGAAGATTCTTTCCGTCGCGGATGACCTCGGATATTTTCCCGATCCGGCAGCACGACACCTCAGTATGCGACGTATCGGATCGGTCGGATTCCTGACCCCGCACGGGGTAGAGGCGAGTTTTCTGAACCCGTATATCGTCGAGGTATTTCGGGGGGTAAGCGCTACCATGCAGGCCCATGGCCTGACGGTCACCGTGGTCAGTATGGCGCAGGATGTAATCGTAGAAGCGATTCGCAACGCAGCGGTTGGCGGCTTTATCTCGCTCGGACTGCAGCCTGAGGATGCTGTGCGCGATCTTATCGTGCGACGCAGCATCCCGTTCGTAACGGTTGATGCCGGGCCGCTGGAGGGAATCAGCAGTGTAAACATCCGCGATCGCAAGGCTGCTGAGACCCAGATGGAGATGGTGCTGCATGACGGGCATACCAATGTCGGTATTGTGGCGTTCGAGGAGCCAACCGCATCCGAGGAGGCAACCGCTTCCGATATCTATGCTCAAAGGATTATCGGCTATACACAGGCCCTGGAGGCTGCCGGGCTGCCATCTGCTGGCAGTGAGCAGATCCCGGTGGTGCATGCCTCGGCGACCATCGACGGCGGCTATCGCGCCGCGAAGGACCTGCTGGCACGATATCCCGACATGACCGCGATTGTTTCGATGTGCGATGTTGCTACCGCCGGCATATATCTGGCCTGCGAGGAACTCGGCCTGCAGATCCCGCGAGACATCTCGGTTGCCGGGTTCGATGACATACCCAACAATCAGTCATTGCGTCCCAGCCTGACCACCATATCCCAGCCAGGGTTTCGCAAAGGAGAAACGGCAGCCCATGTTCTGCTGGAGAACATGGAGGATCCGGAGAGCTACGTACACCGGCTGCTGGCTTACGAAATCATTCACGGGCAGTCTGTGTCGGCACCGCGTGCCAGGTAATTTCCGGAGGTCACCGGCCGGCGACGAGCAAGCTGCCGGCGCTGGTCAGTTGTCAGCGACGA comes from the Spirochaeta africana DSM 8902 genome and includes:
- a CDS encoding extracellular solute-binding protein is translated as MKRILTALILMLIATGMVFAAGQQGPPPGATVIELWTNEGEADGGFQYVTALAKEYMQQNPDVWISVQNKGTEDLREDFITASLAGGAPQLLWTVNDHAGPFVIADLIQPVGDMYDEDAYIDGVYMEGQNWGVPIYGGNHLMLMYNRKFVPEAPQTTDEMIEIAQRVMAENEGVYGLVWDMAESFWTVPWLAGFGGGVFAEDGVTPTLDTDAMRGALQLMYDLKFEYQITPEEADYNTMDTLFQEERAAMIINGDWTLGQYEGILGDNFGVAPIPQVSATGEWPAPFTSGRYIMVPAQVSGEVKAAVEGFINFAINEQNQRKLMEEMNRLPALLALADDPIITESRIQQGSLAQLQRGTPMPSVPEMRAVWDAITPEQNRVLAGEISPAEAARNMQEDAEAGIRQMQ
- a CDS encoding carbohydrate ABC transporter permease; its protein translation is MAGLTFPIIINSMYEIGGAVLFALIGIVLIEVVLYFVLVRGLKWSYGVPIMLLAPGAIGLLVMVVGPILYQFYLAFTNMSIRRFPTGNNPPDVGLEPFIANITRVFTGPVLQRRGFFPLLFTTIQWTFIQVAIHVSFGMVIALLLNRKMYLRGIYRALILLPWALPQVIVALTWRGEFNFQYGFVNIMLDRIGLDRIRWKSDPFWNFVSFHIVNGWLGVPFMMTILLGGLQSIDNNYYEAAEMDGAGPLAKFRHITIPLIQPVMTPAVILGIIWTFNQFNVPYFLNEQSIERNNILVTALFRSMTSYFQYGFAATLGFVIFLLLLGMAIAYIKITGFKVTGALNSGTLTMIGTGSAKKKVAEQIAFAEQREILEEEGE
- a CDS encoding sugar ABC transporter permease is translated as MQATETQLNKIMKQPRFVQDIQKYGFVRWFFFRARGDAPFKRILIHLALIMFVAIAVYPGLRIVAVSLRPGNRLLTTDLSLIPEGASFDNYRAVFVGQNANFLLWVYNSLIITISTSIIGVSLAATSAYAFSRYRFPGKLPGLIFLLTTQMIPAGMLIIPLYILAVQFGLRDQWLGLVMAYSVGSIPFSIWILKGYYDTIPVELEQSAMIDGATAVQSFTKIILPLSTPALAIAFLFNFTQVWNDFLLARVIIHRDAMYTWTLGLQRMQGQFTTQWGQFSAASLMISIPVIALFVGSSKYMLSGLTLGGVKG
- a CDS encoding LacI family DNA-binding transcriptional regulator, whose amino-acid sequence is MKATINDVARISGYSKTSVSFAFNDPKRISPTARQKILSVADDLGYFPDPAARHLSMRRIGSVGFLTPHGVEASFLNPYIVEVFRGVSATMQAHGLTVTVVSMAQDVIVEAIRNAAVGGFISLGLQPEDAVRDLIVRRSIPFVTVDAGPLEGISSVNIRDRKAAETQMEMVLHDGHTNVGIVAFEEPTASEEATASDIYAQRIIGYTQALEAAGLPSAGSEQIPVVHASATIDGGYRAAKDLLARYPDMTAIVSMCDVATAGIYLACEELGLQIPRDISVAGFDDIPNNQSLRPSLTTISQPGFRKGETAAHVLLENMEDPESYVHRLLAYEIIHGQSVSAPRAR